From Bacteroidia bacterium, the proteins below share one genomic window:
- a CDS encoding SulP family inorganic anion transporter → MLKKTNILKNLKYDFASGLVVFLVALPLCLGIAMASGAPLFSGIIAGIIGGVVVGFISNSHISVSGPAAGLTAIVLSAIMSLGSFQVFLTALFLAGLIQLALGFMKAGTISNYFPNNVIMGMLAGIGIIIFLKQIPIALGADVEVGSGFAIFSDIAASFTQIKPGVLIISLVSLAIILVWDNVSYLNKYKLMPSALVAVVIGTILNELFIAMGSSLAITSPNYLVNLPEVNSFKDFKEIFIFPDFLDLSHGFNFSSFTNKEVWTIAVTIAVIASIETLLCIEASDRMDPQKRLTDTDLELKAQGIGNVISALLGGLPMTSVVVRSTANVNAGAKSKMSAIIHGLLLLISVISIPFLLNKIPLAVLASVLLVIGYKLAKPAVFKQLFKRGKYQFNPFVVTVVVVVFADLLTGVALGMLLSIFAILRGNMKRAYYFRKEEYKDGDIIHIHLAQEVSFLNKAAILFTLDAIPNNSKVIINASDTVYIAHDILDSIREYQDIRSPLKNVDVTLIGFKDVYDLKNTETNVRNVSIEHDLVIKYRGKHKTSGQVVKELRSNNNRKQIGSVN, encoded by the coding sequence ATGCTTAAAAAAACAAATATATTAAAAAACTTAAAATATGATTTTGCTTCAGGGCTGGTAGTGTTCTTAGTTGCATTACCATTATGCCTTGGCATTGCAATGGCTTCGGGCGCGCCATTGTTTTCAGGAATTATAGCAGGGATAATTGGAGGAGTTGTTGTGGGATTTATTTCAAACTCCCATATAAGCGTTTCGGGTCCTGCTGCAGGACTTACAGCAATTGTGCTTTCTGCAATCATGTCGCTTGGTTCATTTCAGGTTTTCTTGACGGCATTGTTCCTTGCCGGACTCATTCAGTTAGCTTTGGGATTTATGAAAGCCGGAACTATCTCAAATTATTTTCCCAACAATGTGATTATGGGTATGTTAGCAGGGATAGGAATCATTATTTTTTTAAAACAAATTCCAATTGCATTGGGAGCCGATGTAGAGGTGGGCAGCGGATTTGCTATCTTTTCAGATATTGCTGCTTCTTTTACTCAAATAAAGCCGGGAGTGCTCATTATATCTTTAGTGTCATTAGCAATTATATTAGTATGGGACAATGTGTCATATCTAAACAAGTATAAACTAATGCCTAGTGCGTTAGTTGCTGTAGTGATAGGAACAATATTGAATGAGTTATTTATTGCTATGGGAAGTTCTTTAGCCATTACTTCACCAAATTATTTAGTTAACTTACCGGAGGTAAATAGTTTCAAAGATTTTAAGGAGATATTTATCTTTCCAGATTTCTTGGATCTTTCACATGGATTTAACTTTTCAAGTTTTACCAATAAAGAAGTTTGGACGATTGCGGTAACAATTGCTGTCATAGCCTCCATAGAAACTTTATTATGTATTGAGGCATCTGACCGTATGGATCCTCAAAAAAGACTTACTGATACTGATTTGGAATTAAAGGCACAAGGGATAGGAAATGTCATCAGTGCATTGTTGGGAGGTTTGCCGATGACCTCTGTCGTAGTTCGTTCAACTGCCAATGTGAATGCGGGTGCAAAATCTAAGATGTCAGCCATTATTCACGGTTTACTTCTACTCATCAGTGTCATTTCTATACCGTTTTTGTTAAATAAAATACCATTAGCAGTATTAGCATCTGTATTGTTAGTCATTGGATATAAGTTGGCAAAACCGGCTGTTTTTAAGCAGTTATTTAAAAGAGGGAAATATCAATTCAATCCCTTTGTTGTTACTGTTGTAGTTGTAGTGTTTGCCGATTTGCTCACCGGAGTTGCATTGGGTATGTTGCTAAGTATTTTTGCCATTCTAAGAGGAAATATGAAAAGAGCATATTACTTCCGCAAAGAAGAATACAAAGACGGGGATATTATTCATATTCACTTGGCTCAAGAGGTATCTTTTTTAAACAAAGCAGCCATCCTTTTTACTTTAGATGCAATTCCCAATAATTCAAAAGTTATTATCAATGCGTCCGATACAGTATATATTGCACATGATATTTTGGATAGTATCAGAGAGTATCAAGATATACGATCACCTCTCAAAAATGTTGATGTAACACTGATTGGATTTAAAGATGTTTATGATTTGAAAAATACGGAAACCAATGTGCGCAATGTGTCAATTGAACACGACTTAGTTATCAAGTATAGAGGTAAACACAAAACTTCCGGTCAGGTAGTAAAAGAGTTAAGATCCAATAACAATCGTAAACAAATAGGTAGTGTAAATTAA